In SAR202 cluster bacterium, a genomic segment contains:
- a CDS encoding cupin domain-containing protein, with amino-acid sequence MAGVVRHWSEQDTASSHNTVGRNIFAERKDQTQPPAGEKRVVLGAGGLHAFHYLMLAPGMQQPPREREDKEHIIYIVSGHGKVSLDGEVTDVGPGDSIYVPPKCRHFLINDGTDLLVHTLVTGMVKQ; translated from the coding sequence ATGGCGGGCGTAGTCAGGCACTGGAGCGAGCAGGATACCGCGAGCAGCCACAACACTGTCGGCCGCAACATTTTCGCGGAGCGCAAGGATCAGACGCAGCCGCCGGCGGGCGAAAAGCGCGTCGTCCTCGGCGCGGGCGGCCTCCACGCATTCCACTACCTCATGCTGGCCCCGGGGATGCAGCAACCCCCTCGCGAGCGCGAGGACAAGGAGCATATCATCTACATCGTCAGCGGGCACGGGAAGGTAAGCCTGGACGGCGAGGTGACCGATGTCGGCCCCGGCGATTCGATTTACGTGCCGCCGAAGTGCCGTCACTTCCTGATTAACGATGGCACGGACCTGCTGGTGCACACGCTGGTGACCGGAATGGTCAAACAATAA
- a CDS encoding type II toxin-antitoxin system PemK/MazF family toxin, producing MRRGEVWWAVLPPPAGRRPVVLLTRDSVIDKRASVTIAPITRTARGISAEVGLDESDGMPVACVVNADDIVTVQKATLQTRITSLSAEKMEALSGAVVYALDLEADLGLWPSAHLK from the coding sequence ATGCGACGAGGAGAGGTCTGGTGGGCGGTGCTGCCGCCGCCCGCCGGTCGCAGGCCAGTAGTCTTGCTCACCCGTGACTCCGTCATAGACAAGCGCGCGTCCGTGACGATAGCGCCGATAACACGCACTGCCCGGGGAATCTCTGCGGAAGTCGGACTCGATGAAAGCGATGGCATGCCGGTAGCCTGCGTTGTTAATGCGGACGATATCGTGACTGTTCAGAAGGCCACCCTCCAGACCAGGATCACGTCACTCTCGGCCGAGAAGATGGAAGCCCTGTCTGGCGCCGTGGTGTACGCTCTTGACCTTGAGGCCGACCTTGGCCTGTGGCCTTCTGCCCATCTCAAGTAG
- a CDS encoding cupin domain-containing protein, with amino-acid sequence MPRNTKLWRSLAMTVAIRNWRQITPVVSHHTAIVYAYFGWEGQEGKKWEQAPLRGFQALTLHIIQPGKSGDYHIHFDREQIYYFTQGSGKMNVDDKLYNVKKGDVLCVPIGSYHQMINDTDDWLAHLIMNGRVVSPEEQEVNKKKIAAKEFKNVIAHRNWLDSDPGVSHGAALLWSVFGPLGQEGKTYNEAPATGVKKITLHRLQPGLQTGTHDHADMEQVYYFTSGKGKMIVGNETIPVRDGDAVYGPAKVQHGLINDSDDWLEHLIISAEVGKPIHPKGKIGG; translated from the coding sequence ATGCCCCGGAACACAAAACTCTGGAGGAGTCTCGCAATGACCGTCGCAATCCGCAACTGGCGCCAGATTACGCCCGTGGTGTCCCACCACACGGCAATCGTGTACGCGTACTTCGGCTGGGAAGGGCAGGAGGGTAAGAAGTGGGAGCAGGCCCCCCTTCGCGGCTTCCAGGCGCTGACGCTCCACATAATCCAGCCCGGCAAGAGCGGCGACTACCATATCCACTTTGACCGCGAGCAGATCTACTACTTCACCCAGGGCTCCGGCAAGATGAACGTGGACGACAAGCTGTACAATGTAAAGAAGGGCGACGTCCTCTGCGTGCCTATCGGCAGCTACCACCAGATGATCAACGACACCGATGACTGGCTGGCGCACCTGATCATGAACGGCCGCGTTGTCTCCCCGGAGGAGCAAGAGGTCAACAAGAAGAAGATCGCGGCGAAGGAGTTCAAGAACGTCATCGCCCATCGCAACTGGCTGGACTCCGACCCCGGCGTCTCGCACGGCGCTGCCCTGCTGTGGAGCGTGTTCGGCCCGTTGGGGCAGGAGGGCAAGACGTACAACGAAGCGCCGGCGACGGGCGTTAAGAAGATCACGCTGCATCGCCTGCAGCCGGGCCTCCAGACTGGCACTCATGACCATGCCGATATGGAGCAGGTGTACTACTTCACCTCCGGCAAGGGCAAGATGATCGTCGGGAACGAGACGATCCCCGTGCGCGACGGCGACGCCGTCTACGGTCCCGCGAAGGTGCAGCACGGCCTCATCAACGACAGCGACGACTGGCTGGAGCACCTGATCATCAGCGCCGAGGTCGGCAAGCCGATCCACCCGAAGGGGAAAATCGGCGGCTAG
- a CDS encoding cupin domain-containing protein: MGATIRHWETIKPTIGHGTSIIWNIFGQKAEGKPLAEAPLIGYQNFTLHLLQPHSEGDYHSHTTKEQIFYITRGKGKMNLDDKLIPVRAGDTIHIPPPTKHQIINDSEDWLEHLVITVLIPAQK; the protein is encoded by the coding sequence ATGGGCGCCACTATCCGGCACTGGGAGACTATCAAGCCGACGATCGGCCACGGGACCTCGATCATCTGGAACATCTTCGGCCAGAAGGCGGAGGGCAAGCCGCTCGCCGAGGCCCCGCTCATCGGCTACCAGAACTTCACGCTCCACCTCCTCCAGCCGCACTCCGAGGGCGACTACCACTCCCACACCACTAAAGAGCAGATCTTCTATATCACCCGCGGCAAGGGCAAGATGAACCTGGACGACAAGCTCATCCCAGTCCGCGCCGGCGACACCATCCACATCCCCCCTCCCACGAAGCACCAGATCATAAACGACAGCGAAGACTGGCTGGAGCACCTGGTCATTACGGTGCTGATACCCGCGCAGAAGTGA